The following coding sequences are from one Scomber japonicus isolate fScoJap1 chromosome 3, fScoJap1.pri, whole genome shotgun sequence window:
- the chchd4b gene encoding coiled-coil-helix-coiled-coil-helix domain containing 4b, translated as MTSVREEGKDRIIFATKEDHATPSNAELVEEDPNDPYEERGLILPDGEINWNCPCLGGMASGPCGTEFKDAFSCFHYSKEEVKGSECLEQFRAMQECIQRYPELYPQEDDKVSEEKSSETEQASQNSAPAETSEANSTSAPVQDSDPIQPNTESSVESS; from the exons ATGACTTCTGTCAGAGAAGAAG GTAAAGACCGGATCATCTTTGCCACCAAAGAGGATCATGCAACACCCAGCAATGCTGAGCTTGTAGAGGAAGATCCCAATGATCCCTATGAGGAGCGAG GTCTGATTCTTCCCGATGGGGAGATCAACTGGAACTGTCCCTGCCTCGGGGGGATGGCCAGTGGTCCCTGTGGGACTGAATTTAAAGATGCCTTCTCCTGTTTCCACTATAGTAAGGAGGAGGTAAAGGGCTCTGAGTGCCTAGAGCAGTTCAGGGCCATGCAGGAGTGTATACAGCGCTACCCAGAGCTCTACCCGCAAGAAGATGACAAGGTGTCTGAAGAAAAATCATCTGAAACAGAGCAGGCCTCACAAAACTCTGCTCCTGCAGAAACATCAGAGGCCAACTCAACATCTGCCCCTGTGCAAGACTCTGATCCCATACAACCCAACACAGAGAGCTCAGTGGAAAGCTCATGA
- the LOC128355510 gene encoding protein transport protein Sec61 subunit alpha-like 1, translating to MGIKFLEVIKPFCAVLPEIQKPERKIQFREKVLWTAITLFIFLVCCQIPLFGIMSSDSADPFYWMRVILASNRGTLMELGISPIVTSGLIMQLLAGAKIIEVGDTPKDRALFNGAQKLFGMIITIGQAIVYVMTGMYGDPSEMGAGICLLIIIQLFVAGLIVLLLDELLQKGYGLGSGISLFIATNICETIVWKAFSPTTVNTGRGTEFEGAIIALFHLLATRTDKVRALREAFYRQNLPNLMNLIATVFVFAVVIYFQGFRVDLPIKSARYRGQYNTYPIKLFYTSNIPIILQSALVSNLYVISQMLSTRFSGNFLVNLLGTWSDTTSGGPARAYPVGGLCYYLSPPESFGSVLDDPVHALIYIVFMLGSCAFFSKTWIEVSGSSAKDVAKQLKEQQMVMRGHRETSMVHELNRYIPTAAAFGGLCIGGLSVMADFLGAIGSGTGILLAVTIIYQYFEIFVKEQSEVGSMGALLF from the exons ATGGGAA TCAAATTCCTGGAAGTAATAAAGCCATTCTGTGCAGTGCTGCCAGAAATTCAAAAACCTGAAAGAAAG ATCCAGTTCAGGGAGAAGGTGCTATGGACAGCTATCACTCTTTTCATCTTCCTGGTGTGTTGCCAG ATCCCACTGTTTGGCATCATGTCCTCAGACTCTGCAGATCCATTCTACTGGATGAGAGtgattctggcctccaacagaG GTACTCTGATGGAGCTGGGTATCTCGCCTATTGTCACCTCAGGCCTGATCATGCAGTTGCTGGCTGGAGCTAAGATCATTGAAGTTGGAGACACACCAAAGGACAGAGCCCTCTTCAACGGAGCTCAGAAAT TGTTTGGAATGATCATCACCATTGGTCAGGCCATCGTTTATGTGATGACTGGCATGTATGGAGATCCGTCAGAGATGGGTGCTGGAATCTGTCTTCTCATCATCATTCAG CTGTTTGTGGCCGGACTGATCGTGCTGCTGCTGGATGAGTTGCTCCAAAAGGGCTATGGTCTCGGTTCAGGAATCTCACTGTTCATTGCAACCAACATCTGCGAGACAATTGTCTGGAAGGCTTTCAGCCCAACGACTGTGAACACTGGCAGAG GAACGGAGTTTGAAGGCGCAATCATTGCTCTTTTCCATCTGCTGGCTACAAGGACAGACAAAGTGCGTGCTCTGAGAGAGGCCTTCTACAGACAGAACCTACCCAACCTCATGAATCTCATCGCCACAGTATTCGTCTTTGCTGTAGTGATATACTTTCAG GGATTCAGGGTGGATCTGCCCATCAAGTCAGCTCGCTACCGTGGGCAGTACAACACCTACCCCATCAAACTCTTCTACACCTCCAACATTCCCATCATCTTGCAGTCTGCTTTGGTCTCCAACTTGTATGTTATCTCCCAGATGCTTTCCACACGTTTCAGTGGCAATTTCCTGGTGAATCTGCTCGGAACTTGGTCT GACACAACATCTGGTGGTCCAGCCCGTGCCTACCCTGTGGGTGGACTCTGTTACTACCTCTCTCCTCCTGAGTCATTTGGGTCCGTTCTAGATGACCCGGTCCATGCCCTCATCTATATTGTCTTCATGCTCGGATCATGTGCCTTTTTCTCCAAAACTTGGATTGAAGTTTCAGGCTCTTCTGCTAAAGAT GTGGCGAAACAGCTGAAGGAGCAACAGATGGTGATGAGGGGACACAGAGAAACCTCAATGGTCCATGAACTGAACAG GTACAttcccactgctgctgcttttggcGGACTGTGTATCGGTGGTTTATCAGTGATGGCTGACTTCCTTGGAGCCATTGGCTCTGGCACCGGTATCCTGCTGGCTGTTACCATCATCTATCAGTACTTTGAGATCTTTGTCAAAGAACAGAGCGAAGTAGGCAGCATGGGGGCCCTACTCTTCTAG
- the LOC128355516 gene encoding inositol hexakisphosphate kinase 2-like produces MSPALEALMQADGTPYPGKGVMLEPFVHQVGGHSCVLRFGEQTICKPLIPREHQFYKSLPPEMRKFTPQYKGVVSVSFEEDEEGNLCLIAYPLHTESGDLENKDPSADCEPKSKMLKWSKNKQSPLLLDNDNYSKDRARQSRKEDKIMSYNRDEVQQQPQQAEVLYFSLDKGNVVPQIKHNPWSLKCHQQHLQRMKENAKHRNQYKFILLENLTWRYTVPCVLDLKMGTRQHGDDATEEKKANQIRKCQQSTSASIGVRLCGMQVYQSDSEQLMFMNKYHGRKLTLAGFKEALYQFFHNGRRLRRELLSPVLRKLREMQASLEAFESYRFYSSSLLIIYDGDHPITPSRPRHRGGEEGDEDEPSDEDEEEEEEEEEEEEEGAFGFPCSSSAGGSTSVAGGSSNSGSSRSSNSTGEASSPTVDVRMIDFAHTTCRHYGEDSVVHEGQDSGFIFGLQNLITIISQLEDHSTD; encoded by the exons ATGAGTCCCGCTCTGGAAGCCCTTATGCAGGCAGACGGGACTCCTTATCCCGGAAAAGGGGTAATGCTTGAACCCTTCGTGCACCAGGTGGGGGGTCACTCCTGTGTACTAAGATTTGGGGAGCAAACAATCTGCAAACCCCTCATCCCCCGAGAGCATCAGTTCTACAAGAGCCTCCCCCCAGAGATGAGAAAGTTCACCCCCCAGTATAAAG GTGTAGTGTCTGTCAGTTTtgaagaagatgaggaagggAACCTGTGTCTCATTGCTTACCCCCTCCACACCGAATCAGGTGACCTGGAAAACAAAGATCCCTCAGCAGATTGCGAGCCCAAGAGCAAGATGCTCAAGTGGAGCAAAAACAAGCAGTCCCCTTTGCTATTAGACAACGACAACTACAGCAAAGACAGAGCTCGACAGAGCCGTAAAGAAGACAAGATCATGAG CTATAATCGTGATGAGGTgcagcagcagccgcagcaGGCAGAGGTTCTCTACTTCAGCCTGGATAAAGGCAATGTGGTGCCACAGATCAAACACAATCCCTGGAGTCTCAAATGTCACCAGCAGCACTTACAGAGGATGAAGGAGAATGCAAAACACCGAAACCAATACA AGTTTATCCTTTTGGAGAACCTGACATGGCGCTACACAGTACCATGTGTTTTAGACTTGAAGATGGGAACTCGGCAACATGGGGATGATGcaacagaggagaagaaagccAATCAAATTCGCAAGTGTCAACAGAGCACATCTGCCTCTATTGGAGTGCGACTCTGTGGCATGCAG GTGTACCAGTCAGACTCTGAACAGCTGATGTTCATGAATAAGTACCATGGGCGTAAGCTGACCCTGGCAGGCTTCAAAGAGGCCCTCTACCAGTTCTTCCACAATGGGCGTCGCCTGCGTCGTGAGCTGCTGTCCCCCGTGCTGCGCAAACTCCGGGAAATGCAAGCTTCCCTGGAGGCCTTCGAGTCCTACCGTTTCTACTCTAGTTCCCTGCTCATCATCTATGACGGAGACCACCCCATAACTCCCTCTAGACCCAGACACCGTGGCGGGGAAGAGGGCGATGAGGATGAGCCatcagatgaagatgaagaagaagaggaggaggaggaggaggaagaagaggaaggggcCTTCGGTTTCCCTTGTTCCTCCTCAGCAGGTGGCAGCACTAGTGTGGCCGGAGGGAGCAGTAACAGTGGTAGCAGCCGCTCTTCTAACAGCACAGGAGAGGCCAGCAGCCCCACAGTGGACGTGCGCATGATCGACTTTGCTCACACAACCTGTCGGCACTATGGTGAAGACAGTGTTGTGCATGAAGGCCAGGACAGCGGTTTCATCTTCGGCCTCCAGAACTTGATCACCATCATCTCCCAGCTTGAGGATCACAGCACTGACTGA